Proteins from a genomic interval of Tenacibaculum sp. SZ-18:
- a CDS encoding DUF6090 family protein, with amino-acid sequence MKGIKHLIKEILTVMIGILIALFINNWNDERKEKKYLNQVYSSIQNELKENIDHIKKVLPKHQASVDTINVYLNNDRISVYQIIIKANGIHSPPIKTNAWNAIANTKIELIEYNRLSALADVDYRKQNLIKRIEKHTEFIFQNFEETDRTKKEILKMLILDIMGAEKRLQNEMENLIK; translated from the coding sequence ATGAAAGGAATAAAGCACTTAATAAAGGAGATTTTGACAGTTATGATTGGAATTTTAATCGCATTATTCATAAATAACTGGAATGATGAAAGAAAGGAAAAGAAATATCTAAATCAAGTTTATTCTTCCATTCAGAACGAGTTGAAAGAAAACATTGATCATATTAAAAAAGTTTTACCCAAACACCAAGCTTCTGTCGACACAATCAATGTATACTTGAATAATGATCGAATTTCAGTGTACCAAATAATAATAAAAGCAAACGGAATTCACTCGCCTCCAATTAAAACCAATGCATGGAACGCCATAGCGAATACCAAAATCGAATTGATTGAATACAATAGGCTATCTGCCCTTGCTGACGTAGATTATCGGAAACAGAATTTAATAAAAAGGATCGAGAAACATACTGAGTTTATATTCCAAAACTTTGAGGAAACGGATAGAACAAAAAAGGAGATTCTTAAGATGCTGATTTTAGATATAATGGGTGCAGAAAAGAGACTACAAAATGAAATGGAGAATTTAATAAAATAA
- a CDS encoding adenylate/guanylate cyclase domain-containing protein: MFASIRQKLSHYSIKGKIITVLWITLIWTLIRLFILFETYAVNTDSLELNEGIVSSILIIISAGSIIGTSLVFLWERWLRRIVYFKAMFYILLFYSFVFFIFRPLEVVLTELNSSKQAMDTEIFVLKFKEAFNLVLLVNYIYWLVVTLMTILFLFIRDKFGPITFVNFLKGKYLRPKREERIFMFMDLKSSTAIAERLGEERYFNFLNDTFRIATPGILLTQGEIYQYVGDEIVISWLIKKGVNKANCIRCYFEIIELLKEQSVYFDETYGTQPLFKAGLHFGHVITGEMGIVKREIVYSGDVLNTASRIQSLCKEMNTDILLSNNLMKQIDLKFLDKEFKSVGNITLRGKQQKIELVTPLNND; encoded by the coding sequence ATGTTCGCAAGTATAAGACAAAAACTCTCTCATTATAGCATTAAAGGAAAAATAATAACCGTTTTATGGATAACTTTAATTTGGACTTTAATACGATTATTTATATTATTTGAAACCTATGCCGTAAATACGGATTCTCTAGAATTAAATGAAGGAATAGTATCAAGTATTCTAATCATTATTTCTGCAGGTTCGATTATTGGAACCAGTTTAGTATTTCTTTGGGAACGTTGGCTGAGAAGAATCGTCTACTTCAAAGCCATGTTTTATATTTTACTATTCTACTCCTTTGTTTTTTTTATTTTTCGTCCTTTGGAAGTAGTATTGACGGAGCTAAATAGCTCAAAACAAGCAATGGATACAGAAATATTTGTACTTAAATTTAAAGAGGCATTTAATCTCGTACTGTTGGTCAACTATATATATTGGCTGGTCGTTACGTTAATGACCATTTTATTTTTATTCATTAGGGATAAATTCGGCCCAATTACATTTGTTAATTTTTTAAAAGGAAAATACCTAAGGCCAAAACGCGAAGAGCGCATCTTTATGTTTATGGATTTAAAATCGTCCACTGCAATCGCTGAAAGGCTTGGAGAGGAACGCTATTTCAATTTCTTAAATGACACTTTTAGAATAGCAACTCCTGGAATATTACTTACGCAAGGGGAAATTTACCAGTATGTCGGTGATGAAATAGTAATTAGCTGGCTGATAAAAAAAGGAGTTAACAAAGCAAATTGTATTCGTTGCTATTTTGAAATAATCGAACTACTAAAGGAACAATCCGTTTATTTTGATGAGACCTACGGAACACAACCTCTATTTAAAGCTGGATTACATTTTGGTCATGTCATTACTGGTGAAATGGGAATTGTAAAAAGAGAAATTGTGTATTCTGGAGATGTTTTAAATACGGCTTCTAGGATACAATCACTTTGTAAAGAAATGAACACCGATATATTACTATCTAATAACTTAATGAAACAAATAGATCTAAAATTTCTAGATAAAGAATTTAAATCTGTTGGTAATATTACTCTTAGAGGGAAACAGCAAAAAATAGAGTTAGTAACCCCATTAAATAATGATTAA
- a CDS encoding DoxX family membrane protein — MRKAKLKKEKILDFGILALRWYLVFYMINYGWSKLTLSQFGVHDTSILEQPIEDIDSFYLAWHLFERSIFFNIATGILEIIGGILLIFNRTLLIGTLLVLSILSQILIIDISFTTGVHGYALPVRISGMILADLLILYYYKDKIIIAWKNLTNGISTKFKLNGGYF; from the coding sequence TTGAGAAAAGCTAAATTGAAAAAAGAGAAAATATTGGACTTTGGAATACTGGCTTTACGTTGGTATTTGGTTTTTTATATGATTAATTATGGATGGAGTAAACTTACCTTAAGTCAATTTGGAGTTCATGATACATCAATTTTAGAACAGCCAATTGAAGATATTGATAGTTTTTATTTGGCTTGGCATTTATTTGAAAGAAGCATTTTTTTCAATATTGCGACTGGTATTCTGGAAATTATAGGCGGAATATTACTGATTTTTAATAGAACTTTGCTAATAGGAACTTTATTAGTCTTATCAATTTTAAGTCAAATTTTGATAATCGATATTTCTTTTACAACAGGAGTACATGGGTACGCTCTTCCTGTCCGAATAAGTGGAATGATTTTAGCTGATTTATTAATTCTATACTATTATAAGGATAAAATAATAATTGCTTGGAAGAATTTGACAAATGGCATTTCGACAAAATTCAAATTAAATGGTGGATATTTTTAA
- a CDS encoding glycosyl hydrolase family 18 protein: MRKLIIVLTSLNLISACLNDSKNANVIISSVKKEFISQRHLHEKIYGDFNFKNEREWDSLNNISHEHVSYKKGKINPDIRTFGWHIYSNGSSWKNYNFPMLWGLSYFSYTIQPQTGNYKSIHQWKTTALIDSAKANDCKVFLSVSNFGRDNNSIFLENPKAQRTLIDSLSSLLALRAADGINIDFEGVPKKNKKDFTKFIFEVSKKLKQVNPKYMVSLCLYAKDWNNIFDIKAIDSQVDFYTLMGYDYYGSFSKTTGPVTPFKKSERFGNGLVESVNAYKNKGVHLNKLIVGLPYYGAEWYTRSPEIGAIVTRFKTHPPYKSIRKYYIDSLSIPLQFDPKSSSSYIIIKDSVNNYRQLFFEDVKSLSIKYDWIKNNKIAGVGIWALGYDNGYSTLWNLLTEKFSQEQDTTLYNNKETPLKRSLAEPQASLSKN; the protein is encoded by the coding sequence ATGAGAAAATTAATAATCGTTCTTACTTCATTAAATCTTATATCAGCGTGTCTCAATGACAGCAAAAATGCAAATGTAATTATATCATCGGTCAAAAAAGAATTTATAAGTCAACGCCATTTGCATGAAAAAATATATGGCGATTTTAATTTTAAGAATGAGCGGGAATGGGATAGTCTGAATAATATTTCTCATGAACATGTATCCTATAAAAAAGGAAAAATTAATCCGGATATACGCACATTTGGCTGGCATATTTATTCCAACGGTTCTTCATGGAAAAATTACAATTTTCCCATGTTATGGGGATTATCCTACTTTTCATACACAATCCAACCACAAACAGGTAATTATAAAAGCATACATCAGTGGAAAACAACTGCTTTGATTGATAGTGCAAAAGCGAATGATTGCAAAGTATTTCTTTCAGTTTCTAATTTCGGAAGGGATAATAATTCTATTTTTCTAGAAAATCCGAAGGCTCAGAGAACACTAATTGATAGCTTGTCAAGTTTGCTTGCTTTGAGAGCTGCTGATGGTATAAATATTGATTTTGAAGGAGTACCAAAAAAAAATAAAAAGGATTTCACGAAATTTATTTTTGAAGTTTCAAAAAAGCTCAAACAAGTTAATCCAAAATATATGGTTTCTCTTTGCCTCTACGCAAAGGATTGGAATAATATTTTCGACATTAAAGCTATTGATTCGCAGGTAGATTTTTACACTTTGATGGGATATGACTACTACGGAAGCTTCAGTAAAACGACTGGTCCTGTGACACCTTTTAAAAAAAGTGAGAGATTTGGAAATGGTCTTGTGGAATCCGTTAATGCTTATAAAAATAAAGGAGTTCATCTCAACAAATTAATTGTTGGCTTACCCTATTATGGAGCTGAATGGTACACAAGAAGTCCTGAAATAGGAGCTATTGTAACAAGATTCAAAACTCATCCACCTTATAAGTCAATAAGGAAGTATTATATTGATTCTTTAAGTATTCCATTACAATTTGACCCCAAAAGCTCTTCAAGTTATATCATTATTAAAGATAGTGTAAACAACTATCGACAATTATTTTTTGAAGACGTAAAATCCCTATCAATTAAATACGATTGGATAAAAAACAACAAAATTGCTGGGGTTGGAATTTGGGCACTAGGGTATGATAATGGTTATTCTACACTATGGAATTTGTTAACTGAAAAATTTTCACAAGAACAAGATACAACTTTGTATAACAATAAAGAAACACCATTAAAACGTAGCTTGGCCGAACCGCAGGCCAGTTTGAGTAAAAACTAG